The following coding sequences lie in one Candidatus Paceibacterota bacterium genomic window:
- a CDS encoding thioredoxin domain-containing protein, which produces MSKESIIITTIGVIFLIVMGVLIVKNSSSAPVTTVSGDQQTLLLGVNSHMTGSSSAKVTMVEFGDYQCPACGAAYPTIKNVTDFYQNNPNFNFIFRNFPLPQHQYAKISAEAAEAAGAQGKYWQMHDLLYENQSAWDPSVTQDPLAVFVTYAEQLGLDVNKFKTDVQNNAHVDRINADLADVQKLGLDHTPTVYINGEEVDKNLTVAALKAKIDSLLAK; this is translated from the coding sequence ATGTCTAAAGAATCTATTATCATCACTACCATCGGAGTAATCTTTTTAATTGTCATGGGCGTTTTAATTGTTAAAAATTCTTCTTCCGCTCCGGTAACTACTGTTAGCGGTGATCAGCAAACTTTGCTGCTGGGCGTAAACAGTCACATGACTGGAAGTTCCAGTGCCAAAGTTACCATGGTGGAATTCGGAGACTATCAATGTCCAGCCTGTGGGGCGGCTTATCCAACCATCAAGAATGTCACTGACTTTTATCAAAATAATCCAAATTTCAACTTTATTTTCCGAAATTTTCCTCTGCCTCAACACCAGTATGCCAAAATCAGCGCCGAAGCGGCCGAAGCGGCCGGCGCTCAGGGCAAATACTGGCAGATGCATGATCTTCTTTACGAGAATCAGAGCGCTTGGGATCCGTCTGTTACTCAGGATCCGCTTGCCGTTTTTGTCACCTATGCCGAACAATTGGGACTAGATGTCAACAAATTTAAAACCGATGTTCAGAACAACGCCCATGTTGATCGCATTAACGCCGATCTGGCCGACGTTCAGAAACTCGGACTTGATCATACGCCCACGGTTTACATTAATGGAGAAGAAGTAGATAAAAATCTGACTGTAGCCGCTCTAAAAGCCAAGATTGACAGTCTCTTAGCCAAATAA
- a CDS encoding plasmid stabilization protein — protein sequence MARGSKKKYTNKQKRKADHIEEGYEKRGVSKKEAKKRAWATVNKSDRGGKKSGSGRGKKQNKSSMRKGGRKGGRKGRKKGGRKSR from the coding sequence ATGGCTAGAGGCAGTAAGAAAAAATATACTAATAAACAAAAACGCAAGGCCGATCATATCGAAGAAGGCTACGAAAAACGCGGAGTTTCAAAAAAAGAGGCGAAAAAGCGAGCTTGGGCGACGGTTAATAAGAGTGATCGCGGCGGCAAGAAAAGCGGCAGCGGCAGAGGCAAGAAGCAGAATAAAAGCTCAATGCGTAAAGGTGGCCGAAAGGGTGGGCGCAAGGGACGAAAAAAGGGCGGCCGGAAGAGCCGATAG
- a CDS encoding MGMT family protein, protein MEKTFKEKVYKVVKKIPKGKVLTYKEVAMKIGHPKAYRAVGTILSQNYQKDVPCHRVIRTDGKIGNYNRGGASAKRRILIKEGYKINN, encoded by the coding sequence ATGGAAAAGACATTTAAAGAGAAAGTTTATAAAGTGGTTAAAAAAATTCCCAAAGGCAAGGTTTTAACTTACAAAGAAGTAGCCATGAAAATTGGCCATCCAAAGGCTTATCGGGCTGTTGGCACCATTTTAAGTCAGAATTACCAGAAGGATGTACCGTGTCACCGAGTTATTCGTACTGACGGCAAAATTGGGAATTATAATCGAGGAGGGGCTTCAGCCAAAAGAAGGATTTTAATCAAGGAAGGATATAAAATTAACAATTAA
- a CDS encoding FKBP-type peptidyl-prolyl cis-trans isomerase: MNRNQGVAVGVAIAAVVLFLVYSYFNGIIQKPVAFNMTQSNSSSTEAENGTTTASGLGIKDVVLGAGEAASAGDTVTVNYIGTFTNGTKFDSSYDHGQPFTFVLGSGQVISGWDQGIVGMKVGGKRDLVIPPNLGYGPNPVGPIPGNSTLLFEVELLNVSHAPAVNQ, translated from the coding sequence ATGAATCGTAATCAAGGAGTAGCAGTGGGGGTAGCCATCGCAGCGGTCGTTTTGTTTTTAGTTTACAGTTATTTTAATGGAATTATTCAAAAACCAGTAGCATTTAATATGACTCAATCAAATTCATCATCAACAGAGGCCGAAAACGGCACCACCACAGCGAGCGGTCTCGGCATCAAAGATGTGGTATTAGGAGCTGGAGAAGCAGCTTCGGCAGGAGATACAGTTACGGTTAATTACATTGGCACTTTCACTAACGGCACTAAATTTGACAGTTCTTATGATCATGGCCAGCCATTTACTTTCGTCTTGGGTTCGGGGCAGGTTATTTCCGGCTGGGATCAGGGAATTGTCGGTATGAAAGTTGGAGGCAAACGCGATCTAGTCATTCCGCCTAATCTTGGTTACGGTCCAAATCCGGTCGGCCCGATTCCGGGGAACTCCACTCTTCTTTTTGAAGTGGAACTTCTGAACGTCTCACACGCTCCGGCAGTCAATCAGTAG
- the tgt gene encoding tRNA guanosine(34) transglycosylase Tgt: MAAIKFQIEKRLKGKMGRAARLETPHGSILTPAFVPVGTKANVKTLTVKQLEEIGVQAVLGNTYHLYLQPGDELIKAAGGLNKFMNWPGPTMTDSGGFQVFSLGVAYGKGISKILKGETELLLPEAQDLRDQVSLVSIDHDGVMFKSNIDGSSHYFTPEKSIEVQHNIGADIIFAFDECTSPTESVTYQRQALDRTHRWAKRCLVYHQSKPENASQQALFGIVQGGRDERLRKESAQIIGQMDFDGFGIGGSFAKEDMNTAVEWVNSVLPDDRPRHLLGIGEPEDLFGGIENGCDLFDCVAPTRIGRNGSIYTKEGKINILNAEFRQNFNAIDPDCQCYTCQNFTLAYLGHLFRAKEVLGGTLASIHNIYFITNLVNNIRQSILEENFQSFKENFLRLYKK; this comes from the coding sequence GTGGCCGCTATTAAATTTCAAATTGAAAAAAGGTTAAAAGGAAAAATGGGCCGTGCGGCGAGATTAGAAACGCCGCACGGTTCTATTTTGACCCCGGCCTTCGTACCGGTTGGCACCAAGGCCAATGTCAAGACCTTGACAGTAAAGCAGCTTGAAGAAATTGGCGTTCAGGCCGTTCTGGGCAATACCTACCATCTTTATCTCCAGCCCGGCGATGAGCTAATAAAAGCGGCCGGCGGACTAAACAAATTCATGAATTGGCCTGGGCCGACCATGACCGATTCAGGTGGCTTTCAAGTTTTTTCTCTCGGAGTCGCTTACGGAAAGGGAATCAGCAAAATATTAAAAGGCGAAACTGAACTTCTGCTCCCTGAAGCCCAGGATTTACGTGATCAGGTTTCACTAGTCAGTATTGATCACGATGGAGTGATGTTCAAGTCGAACATTGACGGCAGCTCTCACTATTTCACACCGGAGAAATCGATAGAAGTTCAACACAACATCGGTGCCGACATTATTTTTGCTTTCGACGAGTGTACTTCGCCGACTGAATCCGTAACTTATCAAAGACAGGCACTCGACCGAACACATCGCTGGGCCAAAAGATGTTTGGTCTATCACCAATCAAAGCCGGAAAACGCTTCACAACAGGCTCTTTTCGGAATTGTTCAGGGTGGGCGGGATGAAAGGCTACGAAAAGAAAGCGCTCAAATTATTGGCCAAATGGATTTTGATGGTTTCGGTATTGGTGGCTCTTTCGCCAAGGAAGATATGAATACGGCGGTGGAGTGGGTTAATAGCGTTTTACCGGACGATCGGCCGCGCCACCTGCTGGGAATCGGCGAACCGGAAGATCTCTTTGGCGGAATTGAAAATGGCTGCGATCTTTTTGATTGTGTAGCTCCGACCCGAATTGGCCGCAATGGTTCCATTTACACTAAAGAAGGGAAGATTAATATTTTAAACGCAGAATTTCGGCAGAATTTCAACGCCATTGATCCGGATTGCCAGTGCTATACTTGTCAAAATTTTACTCTGGCCTATTTGGGACATCTTTTCCGAGCCAAAGAAGTTCTTGGCGGTACCTTGGCTTCCATTCATAATATATATTTCATCACCAATCTGGTGAATAATATTCGCCAGTCGATTCTCGAAGAAAATTTTCAAAGCTTCAAAGAAAATTTTCTTCGTCTCTACAAAAAATAA
- the atpC gene encoding ATP synthase F1 subunit epsilon has translation MKLYIYSLESIVYEGEADVITLPTLEGEISVLENHIPLVSELRDGSVVIKNKNQREEFPISGGFAEIKPRKTILLVE, from the coding sequence ATGAAACTCTATATTTATTCTCTAGAAAGTATTGTCTATGAAGGTGAAGCTGACGTAATCACTTTGCCTACTTTAGAGGGCGAAATAAGCGTTTTGGAGAATCATATTCCTCTGGTTTCCGAGTTAAGAGACGGTTCGGTGGTAATTAAAAATAAAAATCAGCGTGAGGAATTCCCTATTTCCGGTGGCTTCGCCGAAATCAAGCCGAGGAAGACAATTTTACTTGTGGAATAG
- the atpD gene encoding F0F1 ATP synthase subunit beta: MNKTEGKIIQIIGPVVDVEFAEQKNLPEIYDALEVERGASEADASKLVLEVAQHLGSGRVRTVSMGPTEGLKRGLAVSSTGAPISIPVGKDILGRMFNLLGEPIDGGVPAPSEAPRWPIHRPAPKFTEQSTKVEIFETGIKVIDLICPFIKGGKIALFGGAGVGKTVLLQELIRNVATVHKGYSVFAGVGERTREGNDLYNEMKESGVLNQTALVFGQMNEVPGARLRVALTGLTMTEYFRDTEGKDVLLFIDNIFRFTQAGSEVSALLGRMPSAAGYQPTLATEMGALQERIASTTKGSVTSVQAVYVPADDITDPAPATTFAHLDSTIVLSRALTELGIYPAIDPLESISTALDPNIVGEEHYQVAREVQRIIQRYKDLQDIISILGIEELSDEDKLVVERARKIQRFLSQPFFVAEPFTGRAGKFVSRAETIRGFKEIIEGKHDNVPEQNFYLVGGIEEINQK; encoded by the coding sequence ATGAATAAAACTGAAGGAAAAATAATTCAAATAATCGGACCGGTAGTGGATGTGGAGTTTGCCGAGCAAAAGAACTTGCCGGAAATCTACGACGCACTGGAAGTTGAGAGGGGCGCCAGCGAAGCTGACGCTTCCAAACTCGTCCTTGAGGTGGCGCAGCATCTGGGCAGCGGTCGCGTGCGCACTGTTTCCATGGGACCGACGGAGGGTTTAAAACGAGGTCTGGCGGTCTCAAGTACCGGCGCTCCCATCAGCATTCCGGTCGGCAAAGACATCCTCGGCCGAATGTTCAATCTTTTAGGCGAGCCGATTGACGGAGGCGTACCGGCGCCTTCGGAAGCACCGCGGTGGCCAATTCATCGACCGGCTCCAAAGTTTACCGAACAATCAACTAAAGTAGAGATTTTTGAAACTGGTATAAAAGTCATCGATCTAATTTGCCCTTTCATTAAAGGGGGTAAGATTGCTCTCTTTGGCGGCGCCGGTGTCGGTAAAACCGTTCTTCTTCAGGAACTTATCCGAAACGTAGCTACCGTTCACAAAGGCTATTCCGTTTTTGCCGGTGTGGGCGAGCGAACTCGAGAAGGAAACGATCTTTATAATGAAATGAAAGAATCGGGCGTGCTTAACCAGACTGCCTTGGTTTTCGGTCAGATGAATGAGGTGCCGGGCGCCCGATTGCGAGTAGCGCTGACCGGTCTTACCATGACGGAATATTTTCGCGACACTGAAGGTAAAGATGTGCTGTTATTTATCGACAATATTTTCCGCTTCACTCAAGCTGGTTCCGAAGTCTCGGCTCTTCTTGGCCGAATGCCTAGCGCCGCCGGTTATCAACCAACCTTGGCTACCGAAATGGGTGCTTTGCAAGAACGCATTGCCTCCACCACTAAGGGTTCAGTGACTTCCGTGCAGGCGGTTTATGTACCGGCTGACGACATTACCGATCCTGCTCCGGCTACTACGTTTGCTCACCTTGATTCAACAATTGTGCTTTCACGCGCTCTGACTGAACTGGGAATTTATCCGGCCATCGATCCTCTGGAATCCATTTCCACTGCTCTTGATCCAAACATTGTCGGAGAAGAGCATTATCAAGTGGCCCGCGAAGTTCAGCGAATTATCCAACGATACAAGGATCTCCAAGATATCATTTCCATTCTTGGCATTGAAGAGCTTTCAGACGAGGACAAATTAGTAGTGGAACGAGCTCGTAAAATCCAGCGATTTCTGTCGCAGCCCTTCTTCGTGGCTGAACCTTTCACCGGCCGAGCCGGCAAATTTGTCAGCCGAGCCGAAACTATCCGGGGTTTTAAGGAAATTATTGAGGGCAAACATGATAATGTGCCCGAGCAGAATTTCTATTTAGTCGGTGGTATTGAGGAAATTAATCAAAAATAA
- the atpG gene encoding ATP synthase F1 subunit gamma: protein MATSRTIKNRIRATKNIGQITKAMQAVSAVKMRKSEQGAIKARPYALAALEILKNIRRAITEDDSASELVRERPIKKICLAVVTSDKGLAGSFNSNVLRKANQILHHSPARVEIVAIGKRGRDFFSRRGHKIIKEFHEAGDYISFQETLPVAQYLQEIYLSGEYDEVLLIYTNFLSALKQEVVVRKILPVTVKALEEITKHIIPEHGLYAGLPQAIDRALDKPSEKINYLYEPSIPHVLENLIPRLVSIELHQSILEANASEHSSRMVAMKNASENASELIDELGITYNKLRQAAITKELTEISAGTEALNQ from the coding sequence ATGGCAACCAGTAGAACAATTAAAAATCGTATTCGGGCTACTAAAAACATTGGTCAGATTACCAAGGCCATGCAGGCAGTTTCGGCGGTCAAAATGCGAAAAAGTGAGCAAGGAGCGATCAAGGCTCGGCCATATGCTTTAGCCGCTTTGGAAATTCTAAAAAATATTCGGCGGGCCATTACCGAAGATGATTCCGCTTCAGAACTTGTCCGGGAGCGGCCGATCAAAAAGATTTGCTTAGCGGTAGTTACTTCCGACAAAGGTTTGGCCGGCTCTTTCAATAGTAATGTCTTGCGAAAAGCTAATCAGATTCTGCATCACTCCCCTGCGCGGGTAGAAATAGTAGCGATTGGCAAAAGAGGCCGCGACTTTTTCAGCCGTCGCGGCCACAAGATCATTAAAGAATTTCACGAGGCCGGCGATTACATCAGTTTTCAGGAAACTCTGCCGGTGGCACAATATCTCCAAGAGATTTATCTTTCCGGAGAATATGATGAAGTCCTACTAATTTACACTAATTTTCTGTCAGCTCTCAAACAAGAAGTGGTGGTAAGGAAGATTCTGCCGGTAACTGTAAAAGCTTTGGAAGAAATTACCAAACACATTATTCCGGAACATGGTTTATATGCTGGTTTGCCTCAGGCTATTGACAGAGCTCTCGACAAGCCAAGCGAGAAAATTAACTACCTCTATGAACCTTCCATTCCTCACGTTCTGGAAAATCTTATTCCGCGACTGGTCAGTATTGAATTGCATCAGAGTATTCTGGAAGCTAATGCCTCGGAACACTCTTCCCGCATGGTAGCCATGAAGAATGCTTCGGAGAATGCTTCGGAATTAATTGATGAGCTTGGCATTACTTATAACAAACTCCGACAGGCTGCTATTACTAAAGAATTAACGGAAATCAGCGCCGGCACGGAGGCATTGAACCAGTAA
- the atpA gene encoding F0F1 ATP synthase subunit alpha has product MEIDSILNELKEEIAGIKSGPSISNVGEVMRVGDGVASIRGLSEVRYSEMLEFETEDGKILGLALNLEESSVGAIVLGASEKIKEGQTVKATGTILSIPVGDNLIGRVINPLGEPIDGGPALDRNKMQNYLLERIAPGVITRQSVNSPLQTGIKAIDATIPIGRGQRELIIGDRQTGKTAIAIDTIINQGQNSGDSVPICIYVAIGQKESKVAQIVEKLKQSGAMKYSIVVSAGASAPASLQYLAPYAGCAIGEYFMEKGQDALVVYDDLSKHAWAYRQISLLLRRPPGREAYPGDIFYLHSRLLERAAKLNKDYGGGSLTALPIIETQLGDISAYVPTNVISITDGQIYLEPELFYQGIRPAVNVGLSVSRVGSAAQTKAMKKVAGTLRLELAQFRELAAFAQFGQDLDSATKLKIDRGRRLTEILKQPQYLNMPFEKQVISIFVATNGFLDTVNIEDVSRFENGLLKFLDTNYSELLKELKDKKDLSEDLQSKLKKAAEDFKNNYFNGNQ; this is encoded by the coding sequence ATGGAAATCGATTCAATTTTAAATGAATTAAAAGAAGAGATTGCCGGCATTAAATCGGGGCCGTCAATCTCGAATGTCGGAGAAGTCATGCGCGTGGGCGACGGAGTGGCCAGCATTCGCGGCCTTAGTGAAGTGCGTTACTCGGAAATGCTAGAGTTTGAAACTGAAGATGGAAAAATCCTCGGTCTCGCTCTTAACTTGGAAGAGAGCAGTGTTGGAGCCATCGTTTTAGGAGCTTCGGAAAAAATTAAAGAAGGTCAAACTGTCAAAGCGACCGGCACCATTCTTTCTATTCCAGTCGGTGATAATTTAATTGGCCGCGTCATTAATCCTTTAGGTGAGCCAATTGATGGTGGACCGGCTTTGGATAGAAATAAGATGCAAAATTATTTGCTGGAGCGAATTGCCCCCGGCGTTATCACTCGCCAATCGGTTAACAGTCCTTTGCAAACCGGAATTAAAGCAATCGATGCCACTATTCCAATCGGTCGCGGCCAGCGAGAATTGATTATTGGGGACCGACAGACAGGCAAAACAGCCATCGCTATCGATACGATTATTAATCAAGGACAGAACTCGGGCGACAGCGTCCCAATTTGTATTTATGTAGCTATCGGTCAGAAGGAATCAAAAGTCGCTCAGATTGTCGAGAAATTGAAGCAAAGCGGGGCGATGAAATATTCTATTGTTGTTTCAGCCGGCGCTTCCGCGCCAGCCTCCCTCCAGTATCTAGCCCCTTATGCCGGCTGCGCCATTGGCGAATACTTCATGGAAAAAGGTCAGGATGCTTTGGTGGTCTACGACGACCTTTCCAAACATGCCTGGGCCTATCGGCAGATTTCCCTACTTTTACGTCGCCCTCCCGGTCGCGAAGCTTATCCCGGCGATATTTTCTATTTGCATTCCCGCTTGCTTGAGCGAGCGGCCAAATTAAACAAGGATTACGGCGGTGGCTCTTTAACTGCCCTGCCCATTATCGAAACTCAACTTGGCGATATTTCGGCTTATGTGCCCACAAACGTTATCTCCATTACCGATGGTCAAATTTATTTGGAACCTGAACTCTTTTATCAGGGAATTCGACCGGCAGTGAATGTCGGCCTTTCCGTCTCCCGCGTCGGATCAGCCGCTCAAACTAAAGCCATGAAAAAAGTGGCCGGTACTTTGCGTTTGGAACTAGCCCAATTTCGAGAATTGGCTGCTTTTGCTCAATTTGGACAGGATCTTGATAGCGCCACAAAACTAAAAATCGATCGTGGCCGTCGCTTAACGGAAATTCTGAAACAACCGCAGTATTTGAATATGCCTTTTGAGAAGCAAGTAATTTCCATTTTTGTCGCCACTAACGGTTTCTTGGATACGGTTAATATTGAGGATGTTTCCCGCTTTGAAAATGGGCTTCTGAAATTTTTAGACACCAATTATTCGGAGCTCCTTAAGGAATTAAAAGATAAAAAAGATTTAAGTGAAGATCTCCAGAGCAAGTTGAAAAAAGCGGCCGAAGATTTCAAAAATAATTATTTCAATGGCAACCAGTAG
- a CDS encoding F0F1 ATP synthase subunit delta, which produces MRYSPTQYAKIFGALLEKTAKNKRKNAVKSFVKMLEENGDLKSESEILYAIEKSLYEKTGKMKKEITEVSNDPNLIGGVKIKIGDTVIDNSIRTRINNLRQVIS; this is translated from the coding sequence ATGCGCTATTCCCCTACTCAATACGCTAAAATCTTTGGTGCTCTTTTAGAGAAAACAGCCAAAAATAAGCGCAAAAACGCTGTCAAGAGTTTCGTCAAGATGCTCGAGGAAAATGGCGATTTAAAAAGCGAGTCAGAGATTCTTTATGCTATTGAGAAGAGTTTGTATGAAAAGACCGGCAAAATGAAAAAGGAAATCACGGAAGTTAGTAATGATCCCAATTTAATCGGCGGAGTGAAAATCAAAATTGGCGATACCGTAATTGATAATAGTATCCGAACCAGAATTAATAATTTAAGGCAGGTCATAAGTTAA
- the atpF gene encoding F0F1 ATP synthase subunit B yields MSALLTSLGIDWKLLIAQAINFAILVYVLRRFVYVPVIDVLEKRRREIAETKEKEKLAGTRLAEIETEKQKILTTAREAAQEILAKAEKASQTQTEESLRLAEEKAKTLISEAKLSLEQERLKIRSEIKSEIGEVVTAAVEKTVGDFLSKEAEAKLKADALAIIRENAEVFK; encoded by the coding sequence ATGTCCGCTTTATTAACAAGTCTCGGCATCGATTGGAAATTGCTTATCGCTCAAGCGATTAATTTTGCCATTCTGGTTTACGTTTTGCGTCGATTTGTTTATGTGCCAGTCATTGATGTTCTGGAAAAAAGACGTCGGGAAATTGCGGAAACCAAAGAAAAGGAAAAGCTGGCCGGCACACGTCTTGCCGAGATTGAAACTGAAAAGCAAAAAATTCTGACCACAGCCAGAGAAGCAGCCCAAGAAATATTGGCTAAAGCGGAAAAGGCTTCTCAGACTCAAACCGAGGAAAGTTTGAGATTAGCGGAAGAGAAAGCCAAGACTTTAATATCGGAGGCCAAGCTTTCGTTGGAACAGGAAAGGCTGAAAATCCGCTCTGAAATTAAGAGTGAGATTGGGGAGGTGGTGACGGCAGCGGTGGAAAAAACTGTTGGAGATTTTTTGAGCAAGGAAGCAGAAGCCAAACTGAAAGCTGACGCCTTGGCCATTATTAGAGAGAATGCTGAGGTGTTTAAATAA
- the atpE gene encoding ATP synthase F0 subunit C, translating to MDLAPLAAGLAIGLGAIGPGIGIGLLAGKAMEAIGRNPEAAPRIQTAMILAIVFAEAIAIYALVVALIIQFVK from the coding sequence ATGGATCTTGCTCCTCTCGCCGCCGGTCTAGCTATTGGTCTCGGAGCTATCGGACCGGGTATTGGCATCGGATTATTAGCAGGTAAGGCCATGGAAGCCATTGGCCGAAACCCTGAAGCCGCTCCGCGAATTCAGACGGCCATGATCTTGGCTATCGTCTTCGCCGAAGCTATCGCCATTTACGCTCTGGTAGTGGCTCTTATTATTCAGTTTGTGAAATAA
- a CDS encoding cupin domain-containing protein, producing MKPISSEEIESLRKEYPDCPLILLPEKDPLEVIVELPQVLPHQKSAIALISKSAPHHHEETIEVYEVLQGTLFLESGDGEYFLKPGDSPFIIYPKIVHWARTEGEILAKVRVTSCPPWRSTDHHLELDIHAS from the coding sequence ATGAAACCAATAAGTTCTGAAGAAATTGAATCTCTTCGAAAGGAATATCCGGATTGCCCGCTTATTCTTCTTCCGGAGAAAGATCCTCTGGAAGTAATTGTGGAACTGCCTCAAGTCTTACCCCATCAGAAGAGTGCGATTGCCTTGATTTCAAAATCTGCTCCGCACCACCACGAGGAAACTATTGAGGTTTATGAGGTTCTCCAAGGTACTCTTTTTCTTGAGAGTGGAGACGGAGAATATTTTCTCAAACCTGGCGATTCTCCTTTCATTATCTATCCAAAGATTGTTCATTGGGCCCGAACAGAAGGAGAAATCCTTGCAAAAGTTCGAGTCACAAGTTGTCCCCCTTGGCGATCTACGGATCATCATTTGGAACTGGATATTCACGCTTCTTAG
- the atpB gene encoding F0F1 ATP synthase subunit A, producing the protein MLHISISAEPIFQIFGFTVTNALLTSWLVMLLLIGIALFLSARIKRADKIPGKFQNLMEFAIEKLIDFLETVAGSRSAVIKFFPVVATIFLFILLSNWLGILPGVGSLGFYHLEDGKQVFVPLFRSVNSDINMTLALALIVVTMSHVVGFITIGLKNHLKKFFRLTGPIDFFTGLLEIISEFGKIISLTFRLFGNVFAGEILLTIMVFLVPYLIPVPFLALEIFVGFIQALIFAVLAMMFLAQATEAHH; encoded by the coding sequence ATGCTCCATATTTCCATCAGCGCCGAACCAATTTTTCAAATCTTTGGTTTTACCGTCACTAATGCTCTGCTTACCTCCTGGCTGGTAATGCTTTTGCTAATTGGGATCGCCTTATTCCTGTCGGCGCGAATCAAACGCGCCGACAAAATCCCGGGCAAATTCCAAAACTTAATGGAATTTGCCATCGAAAAACTGATCGACTTCCTCGAAACCGTCGCCGGAAGTCGATCAGCCGTCATTAAATTTTTCCCGGTGGTGGCTACTATCTTCCTTTTCATTCTTCTTTCAAATTGGCTGGGGATTCTACCGGGCGTTGGCAGTCTTGGTTTTTATCATTTAGAGGATGGCAAACAGGTTTTCGTACCGCTATTTCGTTCGGTCAACTCCGATATCAATATGACTTTGGCTTTGGCTTTGATTGTAGTAACAATGAGTCATGTTGTCGGCTTCATCACTATCGGCCTGAAAAATCATCTCAAGAAATTCTTTCGTCTGACCGGCCCGATTGATTTCTTCACTGGACTTCTCGAAATTATCAGCGAATTCGGCAAAATCATTTCCCTGACTTTCCGTCTTTTTGGAAATGTTTTCGCCGGAGAAATTCTTCTAACAATTATGGTCTTCTTGGTTCCCTATCTTATTCCAGTTCCATTTCTGGCTCTAGAAATTTTCGTGGGTTTCATCCAGGCTTTAATTTTCGCCGTTCTAGCCATGATGTTCTTGGCCCAAGCCACTGAAGCCCATCATTGA
- a CDS encoding AtpZ/AtpI family protein: protein MEKEKSPDLKPVMPKSELISLVFELGFTIAIPIVLLALGGRLLDRHFQTSPLFLLVGVLLSIIISSILVYKKTIRYLK, encoded by the coding sequence GTGGAAAAAGAGAAATCGCCTGATTTAAAGCCAGTAATGCCGAAATCGGAGCTAATATCATTAGTTTTTGAATTGGGTTTTACTATCGCCATTCCAATAGTATTACTGGCTTTGGGGGGACGTCTTTTAGACAGACATTTTCAGACTTCCCCATTATTTCTTTTGGTAGGCGTTTTACTTTCCATTATTATTTCCAGCATTCTGGTTTACAAGAAAACAATTAGGTACTTAAAATAG